The proteins below are encoded in one region of Ephemeroptericola cinctiostellae:
- a CDS encoding CPBP family glutamic-type intramembrane protease, whose protein sequence is MKKILMLFVFFIALHVAFLSCSLIQIDEFDGFGAYYFIYVFFWVCMSEFAIRGFTFQKLLEGGRVPVWMAYIITSVFYLMFVYGNGRPYTFMERTDALLGFDCISKFLFSLLMCAVYQRSKRVSFCVLLSAMYYVLTGFVHFI, encoded by the coding sequence GTGAAAAAAATACTAATGTTGTTTGTCTTTTTCATTGCCTTACACGTCGCTTTTTTATCATGCTCACTGATACAGATTGATGAATTTGATGGTTTCGGGGCTTATTACTTTATATATGTATTTTTTTGGGTTTGCATGTCTGAATTTGCCATTCGTGGCTTTACTTTTCAAAAACTGCTGGAGGGTGGGCGTGTGCCCGTTTGGATGGCCTATATCATCACCTCTGTGTTTTACCTGATGTTCGTGTATGGCAATGGCAGGCCATATACTTTCATGGAGCGAACGGATGCGTTGCTTGGATTTGATTGCATCAGTAAGTTTCTTTTTTCCCTGTTGATGTGTGCGGTATATCAAAGGAGTAAGCGAGTTTCTTTTTGTGTTTTACTCTCCGCCATGTATTACGTATTAACAGGTTTTGTCCATTTTATTTGA
- a CDS encoding NAD(P)/FAD-dependent oxidoreductase, with translation MRSTSRNDETGITAHRIVIVGGGAGGLELATRLGDQLGKKGKAQITLIDKTRTHVWKPKLHEIAAGSMDMNAHEVHFLAQSHWHHFRYRMGEMTGLDREKKEVHVAPHLDEDGTQVTGQRVFQYDTLIMAIGSQSNDFGTPGVAEHALKLESTDDATRFHRKMVNACIRAHSQPGQLRPEQLQVAIIGAGATGVELAAELHRTTREVVSYGLDRIDPDKDLSIHVIEAADRVLPALPPRLSHATESYLAKQGVKVHTGAKVARVAEDGVHLADGSFIPAELTVWAAGVKAPDFLKNIAGLETNRINQLVVKQTLQTTLDDDIFAIGDCAACPWPEKNGTVPPRAQAANQQATHMLAQMRRRLKGEPLKDYQYKDFGSLVSLGEYSTVGSMMGGLVGGSLMVEGAFAKLMYVSLYKKHELALHGATKVTLDTVARMIVRRTEPHVKLH, from the coding sequence ATGAGAAGCACATCAAGAAATGATGAAACGGGTATCACCGCCCATCGCATTGTGATTGTCGGTGGGGGTGCAGGTGGCCTAGAGTTGGCCACACGCTTGGGGGATCAGTTGGGGAAAAAAGGTAAAGCCCAAATCACCTTGATTGACAAAACCAGAACCCATGTGTGGAAGCCCAAATTGCATGAAATTGCGGCGGGCAGCATGGACATGAATGCGCATGAAGTGCACTTTTTGGCGCAATCCCATTGGCACCATTTTCGCTATCGGATGGGCGAGATGACGGGTTTGGATCGGGAAAAAAAAGAGGTTCATGTTGCGCCTCATTTGGACGAAGATGGCACTCAGGTGACGGGTCAACGGGTCTTTCAATACGACACTTTGATCATGGCCATCGGCAGTCAGAGCAATGATTTTGGTACGCCTGGGGTGGCAGAGCATGCACTCAAATTGGAGTCCACTGACGATGCGACGCGCTTTCATCGGAAGATGGTCAATGCCTGTATTCGTGCGCATTCACAACCGGGTCAATTGCGACCTGAGCAGCTGCAAGTGGCGATCATTGGGGCGGGAGCGACAGGTGTTGAATTGGCGGCGGAGTTGCATCGCACCACACGCGAGGTGGTGTCTTATGGCTTGGATCGGATTGATCCCGACAAGGATTTGAGCATTCATGTGATTGAAGCGGCTGATCGGGTGTTGCCTGCATTGCCACCGCGTTTGTCACATGCGACGGAGTCCTATCTTGCGAAACAAGGGGTCAAGGTGCATACGGGAGCTAAAGTCGCGCGGGTGGCTGAGGATGGCGTACATTTGGCCGATGGCAGCTTTATACCTGCTGAGTTAACGGTGTGGGCGGCGGGTGTGAAAGCCCCTGATTTTTTGAAGAACATTGCGGGTTTGGAAACCAATCGCATCAACCAGTTGGTCGTGAAGCAAACTTTACAAACCACATTGGATGACGATATTTTTGCGATTGGAGATTGTGCCGCATGCCCGTGGCCTGAAAAAAATGGCACTGTGCCTCCTCGTGCACAGGCGGCGAATCAACAAGCAACGCATATGCTCGCACAAATGCGACGTCGTTTAAAAGGAGAGCCTTTGAAGGATTATCAGTACAAAGATTTTGGTTCTTTGGTGTCTTTGGGTGAGTACAGCACGGTGGGCAGTATGATGGGCGGATTGGTGGGCGGTAGCTTGATGGTGGAGGGAGCGTTTGCCAAGTTGATGTACGTGTCTTTGTATAAAAAACATGAATTGGCTTTGCATGGGGCGACAAAGGTGACTTTGGATACCGTTGCACGCATGATTGTGCGGCGCACTGAACCTCATGTGAAATTGCATTGA
- a CDS encoding MJ0042-type zinc finger domain-containing protein: MNTFGTRCPACLTAFKVNADLLRLHDGYGTCGQCAHAFDMQAALFLLPPHDIHFIDVPATTDQQRPELNAIVTILDDRAETPIAKDTNTAPISRDGALKRINPVSFVPQPITDMFYRVTNNNELHAPAIFVPSTKSTKPTEPTESAHATNNISFHTEQPTTTEIPLTAPIAKVAPVVITYNAPPVSVLQGVNGGKSVHTKWINAACWVLLVGACLQTAGLFSREVSRTLPFTRAVYEQLHLPTDRG; this comes from the coding sequence ATGAACACTTTCGGCACGCGTTGCCCTGCTTGTTTGACCGCATTCAAAGTGAATGCCGACTTATTGCGCTTGCATGATGGGTATGGCACGTGTGGTCAATGTGCGCATGCCTTTGATATGCAGGCCGCATTATTTCTGTTGCCCCCCCATGACATTCATTTCATTGATGTCCCTGCAACAACAGATCAGCAAAGGCCAGAACTCAATGCCATCGTCACCATCCTGGATGACCGTGCTGAAACACCGATTGCAAAAGACACCAACACAGCCCCAATATCACGAGATGGTGCCCTTAAACGCATCAATCCAGTCAGCTTTGTACCGCAACCAATCACGGACATGTTTTATCGTGTGACAAATAACAACGAGCTGCATGCACCCGCGATTTTTGTACCATCCACCAAGTCAACAAAGCCAACCGAGCCGACTGAGTCTGCCCACGCAACAAACAACATCAGTTTTCACACAGAACAGCCAACCACAACAGAAATCCCTTTAACCGCACCGATTGCCAAAGTGGCGCCTGTCGTCATCACTTACAATGCGCCTCCAGTCAGTGTGTTACAGGGGGTCAATGGTGGAAAATCAGTTCATACCAAATGGATCAATGCCGCTTGTTGGGTGCTACTTGTGGGCGCATGTTTGCAAACCGCAGGCCTGTTTTCTCGTGAAGTCAGCCGCACCCTACCTTTCACTCGAGCGGTGTATGAACAACTGCATTTACCCACGGATCGCGGATGA
- a CDS encoding CPBP family intramembrane glutamic endopeptidase, whose protein sequence is MKPDKNNSDALSGGDCLFSLDANEGEKGSLNSKSSWVDLIKDKFFMWPIGLLFLYLILTGGLGANAWRTQSLSLLRLLDMIFVQVFLAAIAEEFAFRGYLLEKLLKTSKLSKFYIKANYASVIVTMLFISVHIDLWVFVRYAFISPEGGERYTMYGAFLGRGIGLFIFSFCANTIYLKYRNIKFNILFHATWNALFVLQSLLQGALM, encoded by the coding sequence TTGAAACCAGATAAAAATAATAGTGATGCATTGAGTGGCGGCGATTGCTTGTTTTCTCTCGATGCAAATGAAGGTGAAAAGGGGAGTTTAAATTCAAAATCCAGCTGGGTTGACCTCATCAAGGACAAGTTTTTTATGTGGCCAATTGGGCTGCTTTTCCTGTATTTGATTTTGACTGGAGGCCTTGGGGCTAACGCATGGCGAACTCAATCTCTCAGTTTATTGAGGTTGCTTGACATGATATTTGTTCAAGTGTTTTTAGCCGCGATTGCCGAGGAATTTGCATTTCGAGGTTATCTGTTGGAAAAGTTATTAAAAACATCAAAGTTGAGCAAGTTTTATATTAAAGCGAATTATGCCAGTGTGATCGTCACCATGCTATTCATCAGCGTGCATATTGACTTGTGGGTTTTTGTTCGGTATGCATTCATATCCCCAGAGGGAGGGGAGCGATATACCATGTATGGTGCTTTCTTGGGTAGGGGGATTGGTTTGTTTATTTTTAGCTTTTGTGCCAATACCATTTACCTGAAATACAGAAATATCAAATTCAATATTCTGTTTCATGCAACTTGGAACGCTTTATTTGTTCTTCAAAGTTTACTTCAAGGGGCATTAATGTGA
- a CDS encoding chorismate--pyruvate lyase family protein, with protein MSRALHSPWQWHVPRIDLSHTHWLTDSGSLTQKLKNHCQHFSVQRINQLSSPLSLSETIPMQLPRGRSVLQRQVLLICNGVPAVFAHTVTPIERVGRDWPFFNQLGNRALGVALFSNPLIRRDSFEYTRLCSQDDLYQMAQRALNGHGFDIALPSHLWARRCVFTHTRHANSRMMVTEVMLPSVYALQPTP; from the coding sequence ATGAGTCGTGCGCTTCATTCACCTTGGCAGTGGCATGTCCCGCGGATTGATTTGTCTCACACCCATTGGTTAACCGATTCAGGCTCTTTGACTCAAAAATTAAAAAACCACTGCCAGCATTTCTCAGTTCAACGCATCAATCAATTGTCATCCCCTTTGAGTTTATCGGAAACCATCCCGATGCAGCTGCCCCGTGGTCGATCTGTATTACAACGTCAAGTGTTGCTCATTTGTAATGGTGTGCCTGCTGTGTTCGCCCACACCGTCACACCGATAGAACGTGTGGGTCGCGACTGGCCCTTTTTCAATCAATTGGGCAACCGCGCATTGGGCGTGGCATTGTTTTCTAACCCATTGATTCGTCGCGATTCGTTCGAATACACGCGCTTGTGCTCGCAAGATGACTTGTATCAAATGGCTCAAAGGGCATTAAATGGGCATGGCTTTGACATTGCACTGCCCAGCCACTTATGGGCACGCCGTTGCGTGTTCACGCACACCCGCCATGCCAACAGCCGAATGATGGTCACAGAGGTCATGTTGCCATCCGTTTATGCGCTTCAACCCACCCCTTAA